One region of Solanum pennellii chromosome 6, SPENNV200 genomic DNA includes:
- the LOC107023805 gene encoding uncharacterized protein LOC107023805 translates to MANHGNDNLFGSGQNQMRRDAPSDINNNQNNQGFLQETGNQVKNVAQGAADIGKGAAQGAVSVARGAALGAANIAQGAADAVKNTVGGANNDNAATGGIPNYLDEYPKHNPTNTNI, encoded by the exons ATGGCCAACCACGGTAATGACAACCTTTTTGGCAGTGGCCAAAATCAG ATGAGAAGAGATGCACCTTCTGATATCAATAATAACCAAAACAACCAAGGGTTCCTTCAagag ACGGGGAATCAAGTGAAGAACGTGGCACAAGGTGCAGCGGATATTGGAAAAGGAGCAGCTCAAGGTGCAGTGAGTGTGGCTCGTGGAGCTGCGTTGGGTGCTGCTAATATTGCTCAAGGTGCAGCTGATGCAGTTAAGAATACTGTTGGAGGAGCAAATAATGACAATGCAGCTACTGGTGGTATACCAAATTACCTTGATGAATACCCAAAACACAACCCAACTAATACCAAcatttaa
- the LOC107023804 gene encoding lys-63-specific deubiquitinase BRCC36-like isoform X1 yields MALTSVKMTEEVWLTCLSHALSTETEEIMGLLLGDTQQSKNGSVTALIWGALPQPRCDRRKDRVETNPEQLTAASVKAERMTLATGRTTRVIGWYHSHPHITVLPSHVDVRTQAMYQLLDAGFIGLIFSCFSEDAQKVGRIQVIAFQSLDGKQQNHMLLRPISLSPVHKNSVIDLESSLSSADTSRAGSKIEILEQDTGDSRAAALASKGGSRSTDLGNFFANVDNRVGENLYGNSLSNAVIDVDPMDMSESMQEAMHRSNLEMSGAEYVRKEIPLLVLPSSSIFNLDAPLNSFTDLQRVLFEEERTAYNQAVVTNMRETKVHPLTFIHHTSTYQASMCKLMEYCLSPAISSLQDQLRENEVRLKMLSEEAKVLETEIIRGEPNTSSPRRGSASLGQRDLYSPTELRSVSGSSSRSRKAS; encoded by the exons CAGTCAAAAAATGGTAGTGTGACTGCACTTATATGGGGAGCACTGCCACAGCCACGTTGTGACAGGAGGAAGGATCGTGTTGAGACCAATCCTGAGCAGCTGACTGCTGCATCAGTCAAGGCTGAG AGAATGACCCTGGCAACAGGAAGAACAACAAGAGTGATTGGCTGGTACCATTCACATCCCCACATTACAGTGCTCCCTTCCCATGTTG ATGTCCGCACTCAAGCCATGTATCAACTTCTGGATGCTGGGTTTATTGGGTtgatattttcatgttttagtGAAGATGCACAGAAG GTCGGGAGAATCCAAGTTATTGCATTTCAGTCCTTGGATGGAAAGCAGCAGAATCACATGTTGTTGAGGCCTATTTCCCTTTCCCCTGTACATAAAAATTCTGTAATAGACCTTGAATCGTCTTTAAGTTCCGCAGACACATCTAGAGCTGGTTCAAAAATTGAGATTCTTGAACAAGATACTGGTGATTCAAGAGCTGCTGCTTTAGCTTCCAAG GGTGGGTCAAGATCGACGGACTTGGGCAATTTCTTTGCTAATGTTGATAATAGAGTTGGCGAAAACCTTTACGGCAACAGTCTTAGTAATGCCGTCATTGATGTAGATCCAATGGACATGTCAGAAAGTATGCAAGAAGCCATGCATCGATCGAATCTGGAGATGAG TGGTGCAGAATATGTCAGAAAGGAAATCCCTCTTCTTGTTCTGCCATCCTCATCTATTTTCAATCTTGATGCACCTTTGAATTCATTCACGGATCTGCAACGGGTATTATTTGAAGAAGAACGAACTGCATATAATCAGGCTGTTGTAACAAATATGAG AGAAACAAAAGTGCACCCGCTCACTTTCATCCATCACACATCTACATATCAGGCTTCTATGTGCAAATTAATGGAGTATTG CTTAAGTCCCGCCATCAGTTCCCTCCAGGACCAGTTAAGAGAGAATGAAGTTCGG CTAAAGATGCTAAGTGAAGAAGCCAAAGTTTTGGAAACTGAGATTATAAGAGGGGAACCAAATACAAGTTCTCCTCGTCGAGGTAGTGCTTCATTGGGTCAAAGAGACTTGTACAGTCCAACCGAGTTAAGAAGTGTTTCCGGTTCAAGTAGCCGGAGCAGAAAAGCATCCTAA
- the LOC107023804 gene encoding lys-63-specific deubiquitinase BRCC36-like isoform X2 gives MALTSVKMTEEVWLTCLSHALSTETEEIMGLLLGDTQSKNGSVTALIWGALPQPRCDRRKDRVETNPEQLTAASVKAERMTLATGRTTRVIGWYHSHPHITVLPSHVDVRTQAMYQLLDAGFIGLIFSCFSEDAQKVGRIQVIAFQSLDGKQQNHMLLRPISLSPVHKNSVIDLESSLSSADTSRAGSKIEILEQDTGDSRAAALASKGGSRSTDLGNFFANVDNRVGENLYGNSLSNAVIDVDPMDMSESMQEAMHRSNLEMSGAEYVRKEIPLLVLPSSSIFNLDAPLNSFTDLQRVLFEEERTAYNQAVVTNMRETKVHPLTFIHHTSTYQASMCKLMEYCLSPAISSLQDQLRENEVRLKMLSEEAKVLETEIIRGEPNTSSPRRGSASLGQRDLYSPTELRSVSGSSSRSRKAS, from the exons TCAAAAAATGGTAGTGTGACTGCACTTATATGGGGAGCACTGCCACAGCCACGTTGTGACAGGAGGAAGGATCGTGTTGAGACCAATCCTGAGCAGCTGACTGCTGCATCAGTCAAGGCTGAG AGAATGACCCTGGCAACAGGAAGAACAACAAGAGTGATTGGCTGGTACCATTCACATCCCCACATTACAGTGCTCCCTTCCCATGTTG ATGTCCGCACTCAAGCCATGTATCAACTTCTGGATGCTGGGTTTATTGGGTtgatattttcatgttttagtGAAGATGCACAGAAG GTCGGGAGAATCCAAGTTATTGCATTTCAGTCCTTGGATGGAAAGCAGCAGAATCACATGTTGTTGAGGCCTATTTCCCTTTCCCCTGTACATAAAAATTCTGTAATAGACCTTGAATCGTCTTTAAGTTCCGCAGACACATCTAGAGCTGGTTCAAAAATTGAGATTCTTGAACAAGATACTGGTGATTCAAGAGCTGCTGCTTTAGCTTCCAAG GGTGGGTCAAGATCGACGGACTTGGGCAATTTCTTTGCTAATGTTGATAATAGAGTTGGCGAAAACCTTTACGGCAACAGTCTTAGTAATGCCGTCATTGATGTAGATCCAATGGACATGTCAGAAAGTATGCAAGAAGCCATGCATCGATCGAATCTGGAGATGAG TGGTGCAGAATATGTCAGAAAGGAAATCCCTCTTCTTGTTCTGCCATCCTCATCTATTTTCAATCTTGATGCACCTTTGAATTCATTCACGGATCTGCAACGGGTATTATTTGAAGAAGAACGAACTGCATATAATCAGGCTGTTGTAACAAATATGAG AGAAACAAAAGTGCACCCGCTCACTTTCATCCATCACACATCTACATATCAGGCTTCTATGTGCAAATTAATGGAGTATTG CTTAAGTCCCGCCATCAGTTCCCTCCAGGACCAGTTAAGAGAGAATGAAGTTCGG CTAAAGATGCTAAGTGAAGAAGCCAAAGTTTTGGAAACTGAGATTATAAGAGGGGAACCAAATACAAGTTCTCCTCGTCGAGGTAGTGCTTCATTGGGTCAAAGAGACTTGTACAGTCCAACCGAGTTAAGAAGTGTTTCCGGTTCAAGTAGCCGGAGCAGAAAAGCATCCTAA